ATTGAGGATTATCATGTTCCATCCAAATTGCTAGGCATTAGAGACGCAACCGTGAACACAGCCCACAAAATCCAAGTCAAGTATCCTAGTCAGGGAATCATACCTTAAGAAAAAATACCCTAGATTTACAATGAATTGCACCTGAGGCAGCAGAtaagaccaaaagaaaaaaatatatactgggTAGCCTAAAGGAGGTTTTCAGAGATAAGATTATGTACTTATGTGTTTAGGTAATGTGGACAAAGGAGGCCTGATTGAAAAGGAGGCATTTGAACAAAGATTTGAAGGAGCAGAGGACCCAACCATTTTGAATACAATTCTTTGAGAATTGTATTTCATGGAAGGGAAACCAGAATAATGTCTCATCATTCTAGTCCTCTGTAATAATTGAATAAAGCCCTACAGAGCACTAACTTAAGACAATAAAATTCTCAGTCATTAGGAACTTGAGGAAACATGTGCCCAAGTAGTTAAGTAAACTCAACCAGCTTATCAACATGGGAGTGAAAGTTTCACTCCAAATACCCACCAAAGGTGGACCCTGACAATGAACCAAAGGAGGACACACAATATCTccattaataatgaaaataatggtGCATTTAGTACATTCCAAAAAAACTGTCTCTTCAATTAAATAGCAGCAATCATTAAAAAGGACTTCTTGTTCATATAAATATTGTCTTTGGTAATATCCCAGCTTCAGAGGTCCCACaaaggggacaggggaggacatttcaagtccCAGGTCAATGAggggaaaaaagactgaaaaaatctGGTCAGacactgtttccagccctggttctgaaagcccttcccccacccttgcgGGAAGCAGCAATTGGTGGTTGTTTCCTTGCTTTGGGGAAAGTTGGAGTACAGagtcagctgagggagtcctctgccacaaggggagccccacatcaagacagattttggccagcaagtTGAGGGCATGTGAATCCCACAGGTTCAGCGCACATGGGCAGACttagcctgtgctcagaggcaaagcagcctctgaggacaattaaattACTGGACAGCACCATCTGCCAGACAGCTGGGAAgttgcaagggaattgaaacacttaaaaagctgttccagaCCTTTCCTTAGGATCACAAGAGGTGGTCTAGACACTCTATATGAAAACCAGGCCCTGTTTTGGGTGagaaatagagaagacccaaCCATTAAAGCAGGGCTCTGAAACAGACCCAGGTCTTGTGGACAGGCAGAAAATAAAGCACCACTGGAAGTCAGCAGatttatattaccacacacagtgaacttgcatTCTAAATATGCTTTCTCTTCAGGTGAATAGCAGTAATCATTAAAAAGATTTCTTATTCATACAAATAATGCCTTTGATAACATCCCACATTAGAGAATCTCTGCCATCAATGGCAACACCAAACATCTATCATCTCTATCATATGGAAGTTCATAAAGCAAAGTAGCCACTGGATTTGCCAAGACATGCTGGATAGGCCCCTTCATGTGAATGGAATAGGGTGGATGGACTTTCAGGGTGATCCTTAAGCTTAGGAAAGAGCTCGTCTCCCCTGACAAAACTAGCCTCACTTCTGCCACTAAGTACAGAGCTGTCATTCCTGATGACATGTATGCATGAGCCAATATTGGTAGCAGGGattatattcattatattttcaatttttcacttCATAGAAAATGTTTATTCCACACAGAAGACAAAAACATATTCTGGCACTTTGACTTAGCCGGAGGTGTAGGATGCTCcttcccaaccccccacccccgggaTATTTAAACATCTAGTAACAGCTGAAAGAGCTAACtccctcagagctccagaaaagtGTTACAGGGTGGCAGTAGCAAACAGTCCACTGCATCAAGAAAATGtagtttaaaaatgaaagggGCTGGAAGCAAAAGTTCTTGCACTGGTGCATGACGACAGTGCCCAGCTCTGGCAGGCGCCACCAAAGTTAGACCCATGGAGGTGGTGTCAGATGGCAGGGGTGACAGCCCTTTAGCTGACCCTAGTGATAATGGTGATGTTTCATGATGAGGTGGAGATCAAGGACTTCCAGTACGATGAGGACTCGGAGACTTATTTCTACCCCTGCCCATGTAGGGATAAGTTTGCCATCACCAAGGATCAATGTATGTGTGCAGAAACAATCCCACCACCTTCCACCAACAAAGAATTACTTAAATGCTGAAGGAGGCTTTAAGAATTCAAATCTGGAACAGTTGAGAATGAGCCAAGACGGAAAAATCAAATGCAAAGTTACAGACCTCTTCACAAGGACAACCTTTTTGTGGTTTGTTGTTCTGTTAAAGAGTGTGGATTCTTTCCAACAACTGCTATGTCCTCTTTCAATTAAAGAAGTAGTCCACAACATGACATACCTGGATTTCGTGCATAACACTTTGATTTGCAAGTGTTCTTAATTTTccatccaaatttttaaaaagataatttcaaatcagtacatttttccctcagtttcattattttcatatCTTAAACCTAATTATTTCAGTATATGATAACAGAATCATCTACCTCAAAGTTGTTAGTGTTCCTTGACAAAAAAAATGGATTGTAATTTTTACTTGGTTATTAAGATTATTAATAATAGCCCTTCCTTTGAAATTTGACATAAACTTTGCTAAGAAAATTTGCTAGCTAAAATTTGCTAATCTCCCCAGTCTTGTCATTATTAGGATGCTCATATTCTGTAAAGCATGCCTTTTCTGTTATGCTTCACGCATAGAGTGCTGGTTGTGGtgttaaagagaaaatacagtgGGGTCATAATTTCTCCAGAGCTAAACGTTAGTGAatcagaaagaaaagtaaaaagtgaagtggTAAATGGTCAAAGaatatcaagtttccttttcaaTATTCTGTATGTTTCTTGAAAATCAGGAtaagataaaaagacaagcagCCAAGGGAAGCAAAATTGGTAACAGAATGAGAGGAGCCAAACATGTCAACTTTGTAAATAAGATGCTTGAATGATTTTGCCAGATCAAAGCAAATAACATTTCTAtatctgggttttgtttgtttctttttagaaaagGCTAATAAAATCATACTCCAGAGGGGGGTTAATGTCCAGTCTTGATGGCTGGAGGCAATGCTTTCAGCATGATTACCATATCATACCACTAATCCTAAAAGATGAAGCCTCTACAATGGCTTCTGTTTGCTGAAGATGAACTTGAAAACTGGGGATCTTTTCTGAATAAATATGCCTATGGGAGCACATCTAATGCACCATCACCTGCAacctgtggaaagccgcctcccgaatcgggcctagcgtatgcgctgcagcctgctctagagttacccccgcccatcgagtgagccaagatggcgcctgcatcctgtttccgcatagtgacgcatgtatccgccacccgctcctaccaatcgaaatcctgtatacgcgatactagcctagaagcttattggttgttaattgtgtataaaaggtcttacccggacggggtagggtgagacagcccacaaggagccgtgcctgacggccacatcgaggctgctctcccacgaggcgccgtgccccgtgtgggaaccagtaacacagaatgttcatctagctgtagtaaagggcttgctttcacaactgccgtgtggttcgagtcgtgattcatgaccaggttagttcgcgcagtctgcatctctctctctccttccctgtttcccctcgccggccgggaaccggggaccgagcggggcagcaccggacaagtggtggcccgtacggggaagctcctcctcctgcctcgctctcgacggtccctctgtgaggagagcagcgctgcgcgtcgagcttacggcggacttcccgcgcctgatcaacgcgagaaggtgagtgcgtcttattacatgatagttagggcccgtgggttttcaggtgaccccgggggactcggaagagctctccgagtgactgaagtatagtgccgactgcaatcatggggcagtccggaagttcacctctcttagctcccttaaagaaccttttgaaacaacggggtatctcggtcaggaaaagctcccttcagcgttttcttgatgatgttgatacttttgccccttggtttgcctgcaccggcagccttagcctaccctcttggatgaagctcggtcgcgacatagaccgagcgcgccagacgggcgtgtgtatggacccgattctagtacccatatgggagaccgtccgtgcggtccttgaactagaatcggctaccggcctaagcccgtcctctgtcttgcaagaagcacggtgcgcgctccaagaaacccagtcagtttcgtcagcggacggctcctgtaagggcaaaccgccggagtccagtgactctgactcagagtcagatagcgatactgacgagaaggcggaagcatccccgctaattgagtgggaggagcctcccgccacacccgtgcggccttccgccccgccaatgtctaccgctgcacccccagggacaccccagctcccaactgacgccttgggcggtcccaccaaaggaccttgccgagagctccctctagtggccatgcccagtaaatgtaattatcctttgctgccagacccggaaaccccgatgggtcggtcaggggaggggcaacctttgccgtaccccccgcccgagtatacaggccctcaggaccctttgccattaggtagtggtgggagacatttctggagatggaaccctttcacaacatttagaccttttggcatgctgggtggctaccagccacttgagccgcagccagtctcagaaatgtacccggttattatcaatccccaaggtggcaatcggcacgaatcatatgattacaaactattgagggaattgaggcaggccgtccatcagtatggccccaatgccccttataccttgaacatgatcgagaacctctctgctctaaatcatacacccgcagatatttttcagctagcccgtgcttgcttgccgtcaggccgattcatagattggaaagcatggtttgaggagttagctgaagagcaggccgcaaggaatgcggcggggagacgtggcgggtggaatgctgacatgctgttggggagaggcgcccatgcccagaaccaaacgggtttcccacaagaggtctatgcccagatcttccgctgttttgtgggtgcctggaaaaagctaacaggtgagggagaggctcaggcctcactcagcaatatacaccaaggccccacagaaccatttgcggattttgtagccaggatgcaaaccgcagctgagagaatcttctcagatccaggagtagcagagactgtggttaagcaaatgatttttgagcagtgcaacaaggagtgcaaagttatcctggcacaaaacagagcaaaaaatttgacagagtgggtcaggctctgtagagatgctggcagccctttaactaatgcaggtctagctgccatgctagccagctccctacaggtggctacaaaaagcccgagaaccttaggggcaaagtctaacgggtgctatggctgtggccaatcagggcactttaagagagattgtcccaatagacgtcaaccccctgccactcaacggtttggcgaaccaggtgcagcaaccaggccgtgtggccgttgccacaaaggcccccaccgcgcagaagactgtaaatcggttttcgatgcgcagggtagacgcctctctggccgccccgagcagattccaaaaaacgggaagagggggtccgccctttcgacggacccccttgcatgccattcgacaacacaggatccgatcaaattcgtgcgtcccccggctcagcaggactggacctctgtgccacctccagactcgtactaaccccctccatgggtgtccagttagtagggacctccttcaaggggcccttaccggctggtactgtagggctcatattgggaagagcatccacggccctgaaaggattaacagttataccaggacttgtagattcagatttcacaggccgtgcccaagttatggttcaatctcagcggggcaccttagtcattgcagaaggtgataagctggcgcagctcctgctcttacccagcttacatgcagtctttccaagcagaatcagacagagaggggaaaaagggttcggatccagtggagcgatttttgagggactccatatgtccctggagtctcgacctatgctaaccattaaggtgcaaggcagatctttcttgggcctgctcgatacaggggccgatcggtctatcataagacaacaagaatggccccccacctggccaacgagcagggcggaagagcccattagaggaataggccaaatttcagcgcccatgctcagtgcagctgcccttcattgggccgatgaagaaggacaccaaggcagtttccagccttatgtattagccctgcctgtgtctttgtggggaagagacattctgacccaaatggacgttactttaattagcggctactccccaacctctaagcgactgctaaaagaaatggggtatacccccggcaagggtttaggagcttcactgcacggacgtgcggagcctatacaagctgcccccaagtctgacagacgaggcttgggtttttcataggggccactgaggagagattcccacccacacctataaaactaaaatggaaaaccgaggctccggtgtgggtgcctcagtggcccttgccacaggaaaaacttgcagcgttgcacgccctagtatcagaacaactagaaaagggccatatcgccccttccacgtcaccgtggaacacccctatattcgtaataaaaaagaaatctggtaaatggagactgctacatgatctaagagctattaacgattgcatggagcctttagggcccgttcagatgggactgcccctcctctcggcattaccggagcactggtcgattttcatcatagatctgaaagattgcttcttttctattccgctccaccctgaagacacccctaagtttgcctttactgtgccctctagtaatcaagaggagccctgtcaacgctttgaatggacagtcctgccccaaggcatggctaatagtcctaccatgtgccagctgtatgtcgctgcgaagctagctagcactcggcagcagttccctcaagtgaaaatcatccattatatggatgacattctcttagcccatagagacacagatcttcttaaaacagttttgtcacatttagtccttagtcttagagaagctaacctagagattgcccctgaaaaaatccaaatgactgacattaccactttcctgggggcgaaagtcgcacccactcatgtttccccccaaaaggtgtctctcaggctagacaatatacacactctcaatgatctacaaaaactcatgggggatatcaattggatccgtccatacctaaaaatacccaatgtcaaactaacacctttgttcgacctgttgaagggggattctaatataaactcacctcgaagcttcactccagaggcaaggcgagcactatgccaggtggaacaggcgctcagtggcgctgcactgaagagaatagaccctgatgagccttttgaagcctgcgtgctgccgacagaattacagcccactgcggtactgtggcagcgggggccgctgctctgggtccaccctggagtttcccccaaaaaaaagtcctagagcactatcctacagcggttgcagacttggccctagaatgcattaaaagggctgtgcagcatttcggtcagcagcccaaaaatctcagggtgccttattcttcccagcagcttgagatactcaccggatgcatagatcaatgggccattctccggtgtacatttcttggtcccattaacaatcagttccctaaggctcctctcttgcagtttgtcacccggcacccagtgatttttcccaaagtaacctctcctaggccactagcaggcgcccccaccgtatacacggacggctccagctctggaacaggggcgtattgtgtggagggggacactcctaaaacagtgctcttccaaccacaaaagcctcaatgggtagaactgcaggttatcattgcagtcctggaaagcctttccgagcccttaaatgtcgtctcggattctgcttatgttgtgaactctgtacaaattttagaaacggtgggcattgttaaacattcctctacagtaaggacgttctttgccaaactacaggaggttatatggaccaggcaacaccctttttacataacccatattagagcccacacaggtttgcctggccctatggcccaggggaaccatagcgcagatgtagccactcgacagctgcacatctttccgacgctggtaccgtatcaacaagcccgagaattccatgccaagtttcacatcaatgcaggtaccctagctaagcggttcagcataccacgtgcagctgctcgagatattgtccgagcctgcaacaattgtgcagagcagagagcagtcccctcggttggggtcaaccctaggggtctcaccccaggggatacttggcagatggatgtcactcatcattcagagtatggtaagatcaagtacttacatgcgtcggtggacacatgctcccaagttttatttgcctctgctgaaccaggagaaagagtctcccacgtcattgcacactgccttgctgcatgggcagcttggggtaagccaaagacgttaaagacggataacgggcctgcctacactagtaaatccttccaaaaattttgtgacaacatggatgtccaattaaaacatggcatcccctataaccctcaggggcaaggaatcattgaaagagcgcacagatctctcaaagacttgcttaaaaaacagaaagagggtataggccacggcctgtccccaaaagctcgactgtctgtagccttgctcacatataattttttaaacgaaaattcacaaggaatgacacctgccctgcaacacaccaccccgagtcctccgcatagaggtctagtccgttggaaggatgtcctgtcggggcagtggaaaggccctgacccggtgctcagctgggccagaggctctgtttgtgtttttccccaggaaccaggacgtcaaccagtgtgggttccggaaagactggtgagaaccgtgacatcacctgaagaagccaaggaacagctgtcagaaacgccaacgaatatacaacctgaaccattagaccaagcctccgaccctgctgatgatggcgacgaccgacaagacgataatagtaggactgaccaccccgcggttgcccaaaaagaggatcggtaactctgttctttgctctcctatagcaatccttctaatctgcctttttctttttagtggaactgtggtagcgcaggagagtggtctttggggcctgtggcatcatcccccgaccctggccccattctctgctgggtctcccgcctctcctgtgtttttcactcgtaccctgtctctaggtctccaccacctgccttctgaccctccacaagcttcaacgagtccttccccctcaccaatgacacactgatcctctcttttgttaacctctctgtcaaggttgtcaacaccacagttgcggcgaatgctacttgtgaaactggtaatggcgagttaagtaagggagtcttgcttgaatttcttaacgttacagggaagagccgccagtcttgtgaagggatcttgagtaaaaaggagactcaaaggtgccttttccttccagggcttgctcctacagtctgcaaccattccaaagacccggatgcctcgccgccccgctatcctagtgtatcgcccaagttatgtctggctccccgtcaaggcaaccgactgggttggccctgtttctcaagttgtttcacttaacaatatccccttctctaagtctaggcgtccaagaggcataaaagaatggctatcgaatgctgccggtgtagcttcctctttgtttgtcccaacgatcgggcaggctgtgctacaagcatggacagatcggcagctcgccataacgatggaaacggtaaatggcttggtcaaccttacccgagacgtgctacgccgccacaatcagatgctgaacttaaatttccaggccattcagaaactccaagcggagatagatgaacttggactggaaacagatggactctggagagtgcttcagcaaacatgtgacacccggtggcttacggttaaactctgtgtcactcctgtcagggccaacgtgaccggaagcatttccagagtctctgattggctgaaaaggtcatattttcctgaatttgttaatctctcccaacaggtggaatctagtttagacacaattggggggatcaagttaaaacccgttaaagtcgatctctccgggttaggcgaggttctacagaaactattgcacagtgtttcttcctggttctcttggcccaatttaactaattggatcctcattgcagtgggattattggtgggattagtcgttgttaaatgtttgctagaacgcctgtttcaagcgcagcagcaattgcgtgttaccactatgatggctatgactcccacctctgttacccccgatagtgaccgatttattaaccataccccttcctggtcgcctcaggtggggcgctttggagcaaaatttgtagcgaatcgcatggctgtttctcgggtgtaaaaggcgacaccagtagtcataattttgtctcaggtgggtctctagggcagagtcctagttgtggccagactggaccctagccattgcacagagacacctagtgacacccccgactctggttactgctgttcctgcccccgtcgttgttccccagttgccaggcaaagcactgcagggagagtcacgttgcttccagcttacggactctccggtctccatatgacgtgagcattctggttggtgctagaggctccgccgctggatggctgaggcctagtccagactccccaaagcaccaaagaggttgtgaaccatttgggttcacgggagcacgctcatcactggagacactgggtcaaaaataaataagaaagggggagatgtggaaagccgcctcccgaatcgggcctagcgtatgcgctgcagcctgctctagagttacccccgcccatcgagtgagccaagatggcgcctgcatcctgtttccgcatagtgacgcatgtatccgccacccgctcctaccaatcgaaatcctgtatacgcgatactagcctagaagcttattggttgttaattgtgtataaaaggtcttacccggacggggtagggtgagacagcccacaaggagccgtgcctgacggccacatcgaggctgctctcccacgaggcgccgtgccccgtgtgggaaccagtaa
Above is a window of Choloepus didactylus isolate mChoDid1 chromosome 8, mChoDid1.pri, whole genome shotgun sequence DNA encoding:
- the LOC119541525 gene encoding DPH3 homolog, with translation MVMFHDEVEIKDFQYDEDSETYFYPCPCRDKFAITKDQCMCAETIPPPSTNKELLKC